GAACCGGAGGTCCGGGGCGTTCTCGACGAGCCACGCGGCCGTCCACGGGCCGGTGAACTCGGACGCGATCCGGCGCTGGGCGAACGCGTTGCCCTGCAGCGTCGAGAGCGGGAGGTGGCCCCGCTGGTAGAGCGTCTGGAAAAAGCCGTAGACCTCGCGGAGCGCGTCCTCGTCGATGGCGAGGTCGCCGTCGACGTCGAAGAACGTCTGCCCGCCGGACGCCGCGAGGTAGAGCGGGTAGACGTCGAAGTAGCGCTGCCACCAGATCGGGCGGATGTCGCGGGCGCTCATCCAGCGGTCCGTCTGCCCGTCGCCGTCCGTGTCGCCCGTGACGCGCTCGGCCGCGGCGAGGTACTCCGAGTAGGTCCGCGGCGGGCGCGTCACGCCGGCCCCCTCGAACAGGTCGACGTTGTAGATCATCAGGATCGGGTTCGTCTTCCAGGGGAGCTGATAGACGTGGCCGTCGGCGCTGACGAACCGGTCGGCCAGTTCGGACGGCGTCCGGGCGGCCATGAGGCTGTCGAAGCCCGGCATCTCGTCGAGCGCGAGCACGCCGCCGGCGCGGATAAAGTCGTTCAGGACGCCCGGCCAGATGTTCGAGCAGAGGTCGGGCGTGGTCCCGGCCACGACGGCCGCGAGCAACACTTCTTCGCTCGACTGGCCCGCCGGGATCGGCTGGGCCTCGACCTGGATGTCGGGATGCTCCGCGTTCCAGCGCTCCACCAGCACCTCTGCCCACGCGCGCTCCTGGGGGTTCTGGCTCGTCCAGTAGGTCAGGACGATCGGTCCGCCCGCCTCGGGGCTCGTCTCGGGGGTGCCGTCGTCGCACGCCGCGAACGCCCCCGAGGCGGCGGCGACCAGGAGCAGGAGCGCGACGCGGCGCATCAGAACGTGACGCTGAGGCCGACGGTGTGGACGCGACCCAGCCGCCCGCCGTCGCGGAAGGCGTAGTCCAGCTTTGCCATGCCATCCGGGTACGGGAGCGGCTGGCGGACGCCGAGGCCGAGGGCGAGGCCGCCCTCACGCTCCGGCAGGAACAGACCCTGGAACCCGCCACGGAAGAAGACCCGCTCGCGGAAGCCGTACTCGGCGCCGACGTTCAGGCTCTCGTAGTTCGACGACGGGTGGAGCGCGTCGACGGACACGCTGAGCTGGTTCATCCGCGACGCGAGCGGCCGCGAGACGACGCCGATCTTGAAGTCGAGCGGGAGGCTCCACGTGTCGAGCGCGTAGTCGGCCGGGATCTGGCCGTTCGTCCCGTCCTGGCTCGGGTCGGGGTCGACGAACGTGCGGAGGTCGCGGCCGTCGAGCTGGAGGTCGGAGCCGAAGTTGGAGATCGCGGCGCCGATGGTGAGCCCGCCGAAAAAGTCGGTCTGGAACCGCGTCCCGATGTCCACGGCGACGGCGCTGGCCGTCGAGTGCCACACGCGCTGCTGGATGTACTTCGCCGTCCCGCCGATCGAGAACCGGTCCGAGATCTGGCGGCCGTAGCTCAGCCCGACCGCGAGGTCGGCCGCGTCGAACGTCTCGCCGGTCCCCTGCTGGTTGAGCTCCGTACGGACCGTCATCTCCGGCACGCCGAGCATCGTCACCGACGCCCCCACGACGCCGCCCGCGAGCGGCACCGCCACGCCGACGTAGTCGTGACTCACGTCGCCGAGCCACTCGCTGTGGGCCGAGACGAACTCACCGGCGCGCATCTGCGCGAGCCCGGCCGGGTTCCAGTAGAGCGCCGTCGCGTCGTCGGCCGAGGCCGTGAACGCACCGCCGAGGGCCATGGCCCGGGGCCCGACGCCGATCTGGAGGAACGGCGCGGCCGTCGTGCCGGCCCGCGACACGCTCTGGGCGCCCGCCTCGGGGAGCCCGCCGCCGAGGCCGAGGAGGACGAGCGCGAGACCGACCCGCGCCCTGCGAACGAGGGGCTGTGTGGCTGGCATGGCGCTACTTGATGAGGGCGAACCGCCCGACGGACTCGCCCACGCCCGGCGCGTCGACGTGGAAGAGGTAGACCCCGTAGGCGACGTCCATCCCGTCGCGCGAGGTCAGGTCCCACGGCTCCTGCCCGTCGTCGACGGCGGCGCTGTGGGTGAGGGTCTGGACCAGATCGCCGGTGATCGTGTAGATCCGGATGGTGCACTCCGGCGGCAGGTTCATGAAGTAGATCCGCCGCTCGCCGCGCCCCACGAGGTACGGGTTCGACGGCTCGAACCGGCTCGTCGCGACGTACGGGTTGGGCACGACGTACACGTCGTCGAGCGCGTCGGCGGCCGCAGCCTCGTCGAAGGCTGGCGGCGTGAACGCGAACGCCACGCGGTCGCCGGTCGCGAACGGCTTGACGGTGTCGAAGCGGAGGACGGCGCCGGGCTGCGGCGGGACCGGCACCACGCCCGGCTCGGCGACGGGGTCGGGCGGGCGGATCCGGACCGCCCAGCCGGCCCGCCAGCGACCGCCCTGCTGCGCGGGCTCGGCGCCCGGCGTCTCGCCGTCGACCAGGATGATGAGGTCCCCGTGGTCGTACTGCCCGTTGCGGAGCGAGTCGACGTCTTCGACGAGGATCACGTCCTGCTGGCGGTCGAGCGTCCGGTTCCAGACCTGGAACGGGAGCGGGAACGCCTGCTGGCCGAACGCGAGGATGAGGCTCGTCTGCGGCGTCTGCCCGGCCTCGGCAAACCGGACCTCGAAGTCGTACGGGAAGGGGACGTAGCGAGCCGGCGTCACGACGGCCGAGACCGTCCCTGGCTCGACGATCGTGCGATAGGTCCCGCCATCGCCCTGCACGTACCGGACCGTCGAGTCGGGCACGACGATCTCGCCGGGCGCCTCGACCGCGAGGGCGAACCCGTCGGTGAGGGGCAGCTCGTTGAGGCCAGGCCGGATGGTCCCGCTCTCCCGCATCTCGCCGCTGGCGGTGTCGACCAGCTCGTAGGTCGGATTCAGGTCGGTGTCCCACACCGAGGGGTTCGTGAACCGGACCTCGTAGCGCGGCGCGTCCCGGAGCGCCGACGGCGAGACGATCGTGAGATCGACCGCCCCGGTCCCCCGCATGTCGGCGTCGTAGGAGGCGACCTCCGGCGGGACGTAGCCGGCCGCCGGCGCGCGCGGCGTCGCGACCGCCGTGTTGATGTCGGTGACGACGTTCCCCGCGATGTCGTTGTTGATGACGGCCGTCGTGATCGACGGCGAGAGCCCGTCGACGCTGCCGTCGGGCGTCGAGGGGAAGGACCCGTCGTCGTTCCGGTTCACGAGGCCTCGGTCGTAGGCCACGAGCGCGTAGTAGTACGTCTGCCCGTTGACCACGTCGCGGTCGACGTACGAGTGCCGCAACCCGGAGTCGTTGCCGAGGTTGAACTGGACGCCGTTGACCGGGACGGGGTGGAGTCCGCGGAGCCCGTTGGGCAGGTCGAACTGGGCGAGGGGCCGCTGGTAGACCGGGTTGCCGTAGGCGTCGGTGACCAAGAGCCGCTCGCGGAAGTTGGGCTCGGTGCTCTTGTAGAGCATGTAGCCCTCGAAGTCGTACTCGCGGAGGAACGGGTCGTAGCTCCGCTCCGAGCGGGAGTCCCACGAGAGCGTGACCTGCCCGTCGCCCGAGACGGCCGTGAGCGTCGGCTTGTCGGGCGGCCGTGCGAACCGGTAGTTCGCGTTGTAGATCTGCTGGACCGTCTGCTTCTTCCGTGCGAGGGCCGAGTTCTCGACGTCGCGCGGGTCGGCGAAGTCCTTGTCGGCGAAGAGGAGGGCCATCGAGAACCGCTCGGTCTGGCCGGCCGCGAGGGGGAACGGGCCGCTGGCGAAGAACATCCCGAGGTTGCGCCCCCCCTCCAGGATCACGTCGACGGGCGGGAGCGCCTCGCGGAAGACCCGGTAGTTCTCGGCGTCGTCCGTCAGCTCGTAGCGGTGGACGTCGAAGACGGAGAAGCCCGTGAGCCCGATCTGGTCCGACTCGTCCTTGTCGAGCGCGTCGAAGTTGGGCTCGCCCGCCGTCGGCCGCCCGTCGCCCTCGCCGACGTCGCGGCCGGGGTAGTTGTCGGCCTCGGGCCCGAGCCCGTCGGCGCCCACGTCGTCGAGGAGCGGCTCGCCCTCGGACCACTGGCCGTCCTCGTTGAGGTCGAGGAACTGCTCCCAGTTCATGTTCTCGTCGCCCGTCCACCAGCGGCCGTTCCGGTAGGCCACGGTCTCCTCGACCGGGCCGTAGAAGCGCTCGAAATCGTCGACGTTGTAGCGGGCCTCGACGGCGGCGCGGATGGCCTCCGCCCCCTCGACGAGGTCGCCCGGCCCGCTCTCGCGCGTCTCGTCGGTGATCCCGTCCTCGTCGTTGTCGGTCCCGTCGGTCGAGTTGCCGGGCGACTCCAGGAACGCGTAGCCGGCCGTCCCGACCGGGCTCCACTGGCCCGGCGAGCCGATCCCGTCGGCGTCGTAGGCGAAGGCGAGGTCGAGGCGCGTGTTGTAGGCGCCCTCGTCGTCGCCCGAGTCGTCGGTCCCGCCGACGCCCCAGTCGATGTACTGCGCGAACACGACGTCGTCGTAGTCGACGCCGCACTCGTTCGTGATCTCGTAGACCCAGAAGATGACGTCCTGGGCGAGCGGGTGATTCCACTGGAACCCGCGGACGGCGACCTCCAGACCCAGCCCGCCTCGGGTGTCGCCCGGACACGGGAAGAAGCGGTGCGGCTCCTGGGTGTACTCCCGGTCCGGCGCGTCGTCGAACACGAAGTAGGTCTCGACGTCGGCGTTGCGCACCCCGCGGCCGAAGAACCCGTTCCACTGGCCGGCCCAGTCGATCGGTCGGTCGGGCCACTCACCGGGCCACGTCCGCTCGTCGTCGCTGCGGGCCGGGCTGGCCTGGTACGGGTTCGAGTAGCCGGGGACGGGCGCCCAGCCCCACGGCACGCGCGTCGTCGGGTCGCGGTCGATGAACTCGCGGTAGTTCGTGCTCATCGGCGTGATCCGGTTGCCCTGCGCATCGGTCGTGGCGGCCGAGACGATGAACGCGATGCCGTCGACGTAGCTGTGGCCCGAGCCCTTGGGCCACTCGCCGGACGGCTGGTCGGGGTAGCGCGAGATCTCGCCGTAGTTGGAGTAGAGCGTCCGGACGCGGTTGCCGTCGAGGACGCCCCACTGCGTGAGTTGGGGGTTCCCGTCGTTGGGGTCGGGCTCGCGCTGCGCCGAGGCGGGCACACTCGCGGCGAGGGCGAGCAGGAGGAGCGCCCCGTAGCCCAAGCTTGTCATCCTGAGCGAACGCGAAGGATCTCGACGCCCAGGAGTGTGCCCGATGAGCCGGGGGCGACGAGCCCAAACGGTTGCGTTGAGATCCTTCACTGCGTTCAGGATGACAGGGTGGGGGGAGGGAATCATGCCGATCGTGCCTAGAGGTCGAGGCTGACGCCGACCTGGACGAGGCGGGGGGCGACGTAGAAGTCCGGGCGCCGGAGGAACTCGTCCTTCGAGTTCAGGCCGAGCGCGGCGCCGCTGTAGTAGCGGAGGTTCGGCGTGGGCAGGCCCGTGTCGGTGTAGACGTTGGTCACGTTCCGGGCGTCGAGCAGGTTGTAGACCCGGAGGAACAGGCCGGGCTCGAGGCCGCCGAGGCGGACCACGCGCGTGGCGAACAGGTCGACGGTCGCCACCCCGGGCCGGCGGGCCGAGTTCTCGACGCCCGTCCGCTGGTCGGCCTGCGTCGGCGTGTAGGGGAGCCCGGAGCCGAGCTGGGCCACGAGGCTGACGAGGCCGAACGACCGGTCGGCCTGGCCGACGGCGGCGCGGACGTTGAGCTGGTGGCGGCGGTCCCACTCGAC
This sequence is a window from Rubrivirga marina. Protein-coding genes within it:
- a CDS encoding ABC transporter substrate-binding protein — protein: MRRVALLLLVAAASGAFAACDDGTPETSPEAGGPIVLTYWTSQNPQERAWAEVLVERWNAEHPDIQVEAQPIPAGQSSEEVLLAAVVAGTTPDLCSNIWPGVLNDFIRAGGVLALDEMPGFDSLMAARTPSELADRFVSADGHVYQLPWKTNPILMIYNVDLFEGAGVTRPPRTYSEYLAAAERVTGDTDGDGQTDRWMSARDIRPIWWQRYFDVYPLYLAASGGQTFFDVDGDLAIDEDALREVYGFFQTLYQRGHLPLSTLQGNAFAQRRIASEFTGPWTAAWLVENAPDLRFDFAPVPVPDGFDGEPVTYGDYKNIAVFSSTQHPEAAWAFARYLVSPEADRLLIETTRQIPIRAGLLDDPALADFFEANPFMRRFAEQAPHTRGVDAVPSLTEVLDAVAQSYERAIYGVETPAEAVASADERIRVIQEWAH
- a CDS encoding PorV/PorQ family protein, with the translated sequence MPATQPLVRRARVGLALVLLGLGGGLPEAGAQSVSRAGTTAAPFLQIGVGPRAMALGGAFTASADDATALYWNPAGLAQMRAGEFVSAHSEWLGDVSHDYVGVAVPLAGGVVGASVTMLGVPEMTVRTELNQQGTGETFDAADLAVGLSYGRQISDRFSIGGTAKYIQQRVWHSTASAVAVDIGTRFQTDFFGGLTIGAAISNFGSDLQLDGRDLRTFVDPDPSQDGTNGQIPADYALDTWSLPLDFKIGVVSRPLASRMNQLSVSVDALHPSSNYESLNVGAEYGFRERVFFRGGFQGLFLPEREGGLALGLGVRQPLPYPDGMAKLDYAFRDGGRLGRVHTVGLSVTF